TGCGTGGTTGTGCATGTGTGCGGGACAGAAGCGGGAAAGAAACGCtcctggaggaaagggagggggtggCCCGGGCGGGGGGACCTGGGCGTGGGAGGGGGTGGCCGCAAGCAGGGGacccaggagggggagggggtcaaGGAGCTGCGAGAACCCTAGTTTGGGCTCGGGCCGAACACTTGGGGATGCTGGGACCCCCCGCTTGGGCCCTGAGCACGGGCTGAGCCACCCACAGGGCTTCCGCAGGACTCCTGAGGCCCAGCGGCAGGTCCCACCCTGGGTCCCGTCCCCAGGCCAGCCGAGCGCCTTACCTGACAGGTCTGGGAAGACGATGTGGTGGTCCGCGAGGCCCTGGGCTTGGACCAGGCAGACAAATCTACGGAGCACCTGGGGCTTTATGGCCCACGCTCTGCCTGGAGCCCAAGGGACACGGCGGGGCCTTCAGCCGCCGGCTGGGGCGGGTGGCGAGCGACGGGTGCCCCGGAGGCCCTTCTCCCGGCCCCACCCCCGACCTGAGCGcggccccccccggggggggtgcACTCACAGAGCAGGCTGACCCTGAGGATGCTCTGGCTGCCTGAATTTCTCCTGGAGAGCAGGAGGGCGAAGGAGGCGTAGTCCGTGTCGTACACCCGGACCTCCTCCTGGTCTGCCTGGGACCCTGGGGAGGCGGCCACCGCGTCAGGGCCTCCTGCCGGCACCCCAGCAGCCTCCCCTCCTCGCGCCTCTCACCTCCACTGTGGACCACCGAGAATTTCCCAACCTGGGTCTCAGAAATCAGCACGTAAGACCAGGTGACACAGCGCTTGCTCCTgttgggggcggggcaggagagGAAGGTTCCGGAACCTGCTGGGTCTCAGCCTTGGTGGCCTTTTATGGGGGCCATCGCCAGGAGAGCCCgcagggagaggcaggtgggCTGGGGGGTTGGCCTCCCCAAGAAGGGGCGTCTGTGCCCTGCGGCCCTCAGAGGCACGCCTGCGAGCTCCCCCTGCGCAGCGCCCCCTCCGCCGACCACTCCTCAGCCTGGAGCCAGACCCCAAATGCACCCCGATGTGCAAGAAGAGCCTTTCCTGGGCCGTGATGTCCCCAGCAGGGGTGCTAGGCGGCCAGCACGCCACCAACGCCCGGACGTGGCCGGGGGAGCAGAGGGTAGCTCCTCAGACCCCAGTGAACTCACTTGTTCCAGAAGACGTGCAGCCTGCCCCGTAGgtcaggggcgggggcgggagaggCCTGCAAGGTGTCTGGTGGCTACCTCTGCCCTGGGTCCCTGCCCCCGGTTAACCAGCCcacagagggagcaggagggggcagTCAGATGCCCCCAGgcttcccaggccccaggcacCCTGTAGCCGAGCCTGCACAGGCGGCTTGGCGGCCCCAGTGGGGCACTGAGTGTCATCGCACAGAGGCTGGACTATGTCCTGCTTGGTCTCCAGAAGCTGCCCTGGTCCACAAGCCACCTTCCTTGAAATTCCTGACTCGTTTTACTAGGAATTGAAGAGCCTAAGCAAAGGGGTCTCTGGAGGGTGGCGAGGAGGCCACAGAGCCTGCGGGAGGCGACAGGCGGGGAAGGACCCTCGGGGGGCATTCGCACCCCAAAGAGGCTGTGGCACCCCAGGGGGCCCCAGGGAAGCCCATCCAGGCTCCCCACTTCTCCCCAACCAGTcccccagcccacaccagagtGCGTGTCACCCTGGAGGCAGTGACTGCTCCAAGGGGAGCACACAACTCAGGAGGAGCCAATCGAACGTCATTGCCGATGCAGCCTGGATCGTTCCTCTTTTCCAGAATTGGGACCCCGAGAAGGATATCGGTATCCCTATGAGATGAGAACCTGCCTGAACAGAAGTCTGGGGGGGCAGAgctgagagaaggagaaggaaggccCTCTGTGATGGGGCCTTGATCACAGTATTTCAGCTCCTGGATCTAGCTGTACCTGAAATCCACCAGCCTTGGGCTCTTCCAAGGCGGCCGGGATCTAGTCAGTGCTTCCTCTCTTTTGTGGATGTGCCTGGGTTGGGTCATTAGCAGCCTGTGCTGAGCGTCACATTAAGAGTAAGGCCTTGGGAGAGCGGGGCCCGGACCCAGGGTACGCGAGGGTCACAAAGCCACTGGCTTCCAGGGGTTACCGGCCCGGGTCCTTACTCACCGGATCATAGCGTACGACACCTCCCAGCGGTCGTTCTGATTTTGGACAAACGTTGCCGTGAAAGGGCTCAGCAGAGACCTGTCTGCCGTCTTGTGGGTGCTGCCTGCCAGAGCCAGGACAATCCACTCCCCCTGGAACTGCAAGGGATTGGGGGTGGCAGAGTCCAGGACGGCCCGGGACCCCCAGCCCCCACGGCAGGCAAGTGCTCTGAGATGCCCCTGCCTCAGTCCCCCTGGCCGCCACCCAGCGTCCGGCAGGAGCGGAGATTCTGGCTCGGGGCcggcttctctgggcctcagcctctGTGCAGAGGAGCCAGGGCTGTGTCCCTTCACAGGGACCGGCAGGGACCATAGACGGAATGGGGCCTCTTCCGCTGGAGGGCGGCGTCTCCGTGGTGAGGATGCCAAGCCGGCTGGCACGGCTCTCCGCTCTCCCTCACCCGGCCGCCcccgccctcccagcccctgacctGATCTTTCTGGAAGGTCTGCAAAACCGAGCTGAGGGCTGTCTGGGGGGTCACCTGGCCCCTCAGGGCTTTCGGCAGGGAGAGCAGCACCCACAGGGCCCACCAAGGCCCCATCCGGCCGGGGACAGAGCGGGAAGCAGCCACTGGCGCTTCTGACTCAGAGGTTCACCCCTTTATGCACCTTCCTGGCAGGTGCCCTCCCTGGGGCGTGCCCCCGGCGCCCTCCTCCTCAGGGCGGGCAGGAGGACAGGTGGGTGCAGAGGGCCTGAgggtgggctgggcaggggcggggccctCCCCAGATGGGGGATGCTGGGACCCAGCCCggggagggtgggaaggggggcaggtggggcctgCTGGGCCCTTCTGATTCCTGAGGCCTGGGCTCTGCACCCCTCTGGCCCCCCTCCCAGGGGCCCCGCGCTGAGGGCAGAAGCCTGGGGTACCTCCCCATCAGCCCTGCCCCGGCTGCACCCCTGCAAGACAGAACACTCTGCTCCAGGCAGAGAGCGTGATTTTCCCAGCCCCCAGGGGCCGGGGCCCCGGTGTTCCCACCGCGGGAACACCGTGCAGAGCCTGGGCCTGCCAGCCCCCACGCTGACCCCCAAGTCCCTGGAGCCGAAGGGTGGAGGGGGGGGCGGGGATCTGCGGTCAAAACCCACGGGGGTGGGTCCTGCCAGAGGGAGGGCGGGACAGGGAAGCGCAGCCTAGCAGGGGTGGGGCACCCACACAtgggcctgggggctggaggacAGTCGGGGAGGGTGCGAGCcccgggggcgggaggggagaaAGCGTGGATGCTGAGCTCCCCTGACAGAGAGAAGCGCCTGTACCTGACCTGAGAGCTGTCCTGGGCCACCTCCTCCCGCCCTTGGCCTGGGGCAGCCTGTCCTGACCAGGAGCTCTGGCCCTCCAAGGCCAAGGGCCTCAGAGCctggctctgtgccaggcctccctctcctctgggaGGGGCCTGGCCTTCACCggggccctccctcccccaggagcGTCTCCCGCTGCCAGATGCCTGGTCACCAAGGCCCCTCTGCTCAGCGGCAGccccagggcaggaggagggccgGGAGTCTGGGAACCTGAGCCCCAGTGCCTTGAACTCCCTGTGCCCAGCTCGTCAGCCCAGCTCCCCCATTTCCAGAGGCTCCGGCTGCAGCGAGAGGAGTCACAAAGGACCTGCTGGGTCTCCCTGAACTTCCCAAAGGACCCATCCGTCTCGGCCGGCAGCTGGGGCAGTGGCTCCCAGACCCCCCAAGCGCCTGGCCTCCCTGTTCCTGCCGCAGGCGCCAACCGTGCCCTGACCATCCGTCTGATCCCAACCCCACCTGAGGACTCACCTGAATCAGCCCCCAGGCGCCTGGACTCCCTGCTGGGGGAGACCCAGCCTCGCTTGGTGACAGCTCCTTCCGGGCGCTGCCTTGGCTCAGGGTGCGCTGGGGAGCCCCGGGGCAGCAGTGGCAGCTGTCAGAGTGGGAGCCAGCCCCTCACAGGTACCCCAGGGCCCTCTGGCCACGCAGCCTTCCCGCCTCAGCACAGGCAGGCAAACGTCCTGCGGCAGCGGAGGCGGGGCAGGGCCTGAGCAGGGGCCTAGGCCCGGGGCTTCCCCACCGCTGGCACTGTGCCCCCGCCCGCCCAGCCCCATTTGATCCACCCTATGGTGCAGCAGCAGCGCTAAGTGGGAGCTGGAGACAGAGGATGACCACGAGCTGAGGGCCCCTCTGCAGTGAGCGATGTCCCGCCCTGACCCCCCTTGCAGGGGCCAGGCCCACCTGTCCCCTGGAGCTCCCGTGTGGGCAGGGAGTGTGCCCAGCGCCTGGTGTCCTGCACCGGGGCCAGAGATGGGACTGCGTCTGGGACAACAGGCTTGGGGGCCTGGGACACAACAGCCCTGTATCTGGGTGAAGCCAGAGGACTCCAGGTCAGAGGTCCTTGGCCCCGGCAGGCATCCAACAGGACTGCCAGTTACAGAGTTAGACTGCCAGTCTAGTTTCCGTagatttttaaaggcttttttttttttcttctaaggtaTTTAAAAACCACCTattataattaaaaggaaaacccaacttattatttttatttattcatttatttgtctttgtagggccacgcctgcggcatatggaggttcccaggctagaggtcgaatcagggctgtagccgccggcctgcaccgcacgcccagcaacaccagatctgagcctcatctgcaacctacaccacagcttgtggccacactggatccttaacccactgagcaaggccaaggatcaaactgagTCCTCTCGGATTCTAGCTGGTTCTTCACCTggggagccacagtggaaactccgcAAAGCCCAATTTATAATCCATACATTGATTATGTAAAATGACTCACCCAGAGCTACAACTGTTTCACATAGTTGTTGAACATTTAACGAgggctcattaaatatttttgcaaaaataaaacgTATCACGATAGCAGCCCTCTGCGAGCACCTCCCACCCCCGTGTAAGGAGCCAACTGGGAGGACTAGTTGGGCGCGGAGGCTGGCTCCTCTGCGGCTGGTGACCACTCGGGGGGCCTCTGGCGCAGCCCCTCGACGCTCGGCCCTGCGGGATGGATCCTTCCTTCTCCAGGAGCCCTGAGGGGGGGGATCCGAGGACCCCGGCCGGCCGCCCGAATCCACCCGCACCCCAGAACAGCCGTCCTCCTTTCAGTTTGGGGCACACAGgcagggcgggtggggggggcctCTCCGCGGCCAGCTCTGCCCTGCGGGGGCCCTGccttcccctcctgccccaggcctgtCTGCCTGCCCTCCTGGGAGTCCAGCACCAAGGGACAGCCCcatgccccctccctgcctggaCTGGGCCAGTGGCAAGGGGTGGGTGGGCCTGCGGAGGGGGGCCAGGCAGTGGGCCCTCCATTCAGTGGCCTACAGTCCACCTGGGGTGGCCCAGTCCGCTGTGCAACCCAGGGGGACTGGGGTTGGGGTCTGGCTCCCAGGTGCCCCTCCGCCTCACGGACAGTCGGGAGTGGTGGGTCCTGGATCTCAAGCCCAGAGACAGGGACCTGCCAACTTGTGTGCCCAGAGCCCGGCATGCAGTGGGCACCTCAGGAAACACTCATCAGACAGATGCTGAGGGTCCTGAGACAGGGCGGCTGGGCCCCTTCCCTGGCTCAGCTTTGGTCCAGCCGATGGCCAGCTgggcctccagccccagcctgtGCCCAGCATGGGGCCACGTGCACACAAACCCTCCCCAAGTTCTCCCGGGAAGGATGCCCTCCTCCTgatgcggggggtggggtggggcggacACGGACCTTGTGCTCTGGCCGGgcagtgtgtgccaggcacagtggccTGCAAGGCCCAGGGGAAGCACTGACTGGCTGACCAGCAGCCGCCCTGTGGGCTGGGGGGAGGCCcgcaggggagggatggggggaagCCGGCTTCCCTCAGGAGCGGTGAGGGGTCCTTGGATCCATCAGGGCGCAGGCACGGCACCTCCCGCGTCCCCAGGGCTGTCGGACTGGCCAACGATGCTCTCAGCGCTTTAACTGGGCGGGTGGCAGGCGGGGCTAAGGCCACTGGGACCCTGGCACCTCCCTCCCACAGCCACAGGCAGCTGTTCCCGCTTGTGGGACCCCCTGGGCAGACCCGGaccagagatggggaggggacaGCTGGGTCCCACGGGGGTCTGCTTTGTGCTCCCCGCCCTTCGGTCTCAGACACCAGGTGTCTGCAGTTGTGGATCTTTGGCGTTTTCTCCGCTGTCAGGGGGCCCTTGGCGAGGGACAGTCAGGGTGGCAGGGACCCAGGTGTGCGGAAGGGCGGCACAGTCTGCCGGGGTGGCCCTGCCTGGTCACCCGGCCTCTTCCCGACAGTCTCGGAAGCTCCTCCAGGCAGCGGTTGTggcgaggacacaggtttcagccccacctgcctctccccacaCCTCGGAGCTCCTACACCCCAGAAGGGGCTGCTCTCCAGGCCAGAGGCCATCTTGAGGTTCCTCGGGGCTGGGGACTCTGGACAGATGCTAGGGGTGCGCTCCTGGGGGCCACCCGATCTGTCCAGGGGACCATCCCCTGTGCGCCCAGAGTGCTGTGCTCACCCCAGCCCCCGCAGGCCTGCTTCCCCCAGGCTGGGGCACTGGACCCCCAGCTCTTTCTGCGCCCCATGATCTCCCCTCAGGGTCACCAGGCTGCCAGATGGCAAGGTGGACTCAGCCCCAGGGGATCAGTCTTGTCCCCAGGAATCAGTCCCACGTGTCCACGAGATGACAGGTGGGCCAAGCCCCCTGAGGGTCCAGCGTGGAAGGAAGAAGTCAGGGCTGAGACCGACAGTGTTTAATGAAGGTGGCGCCCCGAGCTCGTGGGGGGGTGGCAGCATCCAGGGCAGATGGGAGAGGCCCCCGCTCGGCCAGGAGTGGCGGGTGCCCACACTTCCAGCTTGTGGCTCTCTCTCGGCGGCAAGGCCCCGGCCTCACTGCTTTGCTTCTGCGGCACGGGTGAGACTCAGCCAGGGAGGGAGCCGGGGAGCGCCTGCCCCCCACCGCCCGGCTGGCGCTGCCCACTCACCGTCCAGGACGTGGAACTGGTCTGCAGCGTCGCAGAagcctgggggcagaggcaggggtcaGGGGTGGCAGGGGCGGGCCCGGGGCCAGGGCAGACCGCTGGGAGACACTCACCGTACTTGGGGAAGAACAGGATGTGGTCCTCGGTCAGGTTGGCCCCCTGGACCCGCTGCTCAAAGACACTCAGGGCTGATTCGCTCACGGGGAGCGAGCGGGCTGCGTGCAGGACacatggggctcctgggcacccgcgggtggggtgggctgtgtgcctggggttgcagtctgacccctggcccccgGCCCTCCTGGTCCCCTCCCCGTCCCCACATTTGGGCCCATCTACAAGAGCGGGAGCAAGAGGGACGGGTCTGCGTCCATCCGGGGTCGCCCGGCTCGCCTGGACAGCCCCGTGTGCCTTTACCGTACAGCTTCACCGACAGCTGCCGGGCCCTCTCCAGGTACAGGATGGCAAAGCTCCGGTAGTCCGTCTCCCCAACGACCACATCCACCGCGCCTCGGGCGCCTCGGGCTGGGCAGAGCCAGGTCAGCCGCGCACCCCCTACCCCAGCCCTGCACCCCTCCCGGGTGCCCTTGCCTCACCCTGGAGCAGGAAGCGACCTGGGAGCCCCGTGTCTCTGAAGAGCTGCCGCACCTGCCAGCAGATCCCATCCCTGGGGGTGGAGGCGGAGGAAGGCACAGAAGGCTTGGGGACCCCAAACCGGACGGGGCCTCTCAGGATACTGGTCCAGGCCACtgcaggggtgagggaggggcaggggtgggggcgggggtctgTGCCGGAACTCACAGCTTTCGGAAGGTGCTGACGGCCATGGCTGCACCCTGAGGAGCCACGTGCAGTGAAGTGGCCTCAGCCCGGTGGCCCTGCTCTTGCAGGAAGCGGCAGGAGGAAGCCACGGCCACCAGGAGCCACGTCCCTGCAAACTGGGGAAGAGACCACATGAGGGCACATGGGAAGGGGGCTGCAAAGCTGGGTGAGCTGctacccccacctcctcccaacTCCACCTGCTGGGCATCAAAGCTGGCCTTGGGCTGGATGGTGCTGATGGGGGATGGGCGTCGAGGGGGTCTCTGAGCCCTCTGGCCCAAGGAGCCCGTGGCCAGGAGCAGCGTCAAGAggggtgcagccctggggaccAGCATGGCCACGGCGGCAACGGCGACAGGACCGGTGGAGACAGAGAGCAGGACGATCGAGTCCCAGGTCAGAGTCCACCGGCCAGTGCTgcccagcagcccagcccaggaAGTCCTCGTGTGTCCTtctgcctccccaaacccctgccctgggacagggtcccccacccccacccccgccccaggctccTCATGAACTCAGCCTCGCCCTGGACATCTGACCTCGACCCTGCACTTCCCGGCAGGGCCGTGTCACCATGCCCTGTGTGCAAAGTCCGAGTTGACCTCGCGCTCCCTGTCCCCAAGTCCCCGCCTGATTTCCACTGTGGCTGGTGTCATCCATGTGCACACTGATCTCCCTTAAAGTGCCAGCAGCTCCCGGAAGTAGGAACTGGTCTTATCCCCTGGCCAAGAACACAGTTCCTGACGCCGTTtactcggggtgggggggacatcGGGGAGGGCCGGGGCCAGAGCCGGGGCTCGAACCCAAGCCCGTGAGCCTCGTGCACAGCCCCGCCCACGGGCCCCGGCGCGCGGCCGCCGCCCCTCCCGGCCGCCAGGGGCGTTGTTTCGGGCGAGACCGAGAACGCAGAGGCGCCCGAAGCAGCTCCGCCCAGCGCGCGGGGCCTGACGCGCAAGCGCAGGAGCAGGGGACGCGGGTTCCCAGCTCAGGCCTCCGCTGCCATCGATGCCTCGGGGCTCGGGGCGTCGGACTGGCGGGCTCCATCATAGAGACTCGGCGGCCAGAGAGGCGACGGGGGGCGGAAGAGGGTCCACCGGTCGAGACTGGGCACCGGGGCGGGGGCAGCGCAGCCGGGCGGAGGCGGCCGCGGTGAGTGCGCCCGGCCCGGGAAGCATCATCGCCGGCTGTGTCCGGACCCCGGCCCGGACCCCAGCCCCTCGGCCTAGGGGAGCGTCACCCACTGGGCCCTGATCCCAGGCCCGCACCCCCGGGCCCCGGCCCCAGCCGCGCCCTCGGCCAATGAATGAGTTGCCGAGGTAGTCCGTGGGCGCCGGGACTGTGGGCCGAGCCGAGGCCCCGCCCCTGCAGCCCCTCggaaggagggtgggagggggtgctaggcggccccgcccccgccccgcccccaaaTCGCCAGGCGGTGGTCACAGCGGCCGGCTGCCGGCCAGGCAGGGCTCCCCTAGGCCACAGGGCAGAGGTCAGGGCCGGCGGGTGTCCCTGGGCGCATCTGTGGCGGGCGGGCTGGCCCTTGCCCTGCCGGCCCCAAGTCTTTTCTCCAGAGGACCTCTGTCCCATGCTGACAGCTCCAAAGTCTGGGGTGGCAAGGTCAGAGTGACAGGGTGCGTGGCGGTCACTGACCCTTTGTTTCTTGGCCTTGGAGCGGTCACCAGCCGTAACAACCAGATAGTTCCCTGGGATCCTGCCGGGGAGGTCAGAGGGCCGTGCCCAGAAGGCCTGTGCCCTGAGGAGGGGAACTTGCTGGACCAGGCCTGGAGGGTGTCTGCTGCCCACCTGGAAGGTGCCTGCGCCAGCGCATCACTGGGCCTCGCAGGAGGCCCTCAGGAGCGTGAGAGGCCCAGGAGCATGTCCGTCCCGGGGGGCTTAGTGAACCTCTTGGATCTTTGGCCAGAGCCGGGCGGTGCCAGCCAGCCCTCCGCACACGCTCAGTCCAATGGAATTCCCAGCAGGGCAGTTGGTGGGAGAGAGGCCTGTGCCCTCCAACTGGTGGCTAAGGGGACTGTACGTTGGTTTCAGGGCCGCCTGGGCAGAATGTCACGATGGACGAGGGGGGCACACCCCTGCTCCCCGACAGCCTCGTTTACCAGATCTTCCTGAGCTTGGGCCCAGCCGACGTGCTGGCCGCCGGGCTGGTGTGCCGCCAATGGCAGGCCGTGTCCCGGGACGAGTTCCTATGGAGGGAGCAGTTCTACCGCTACTACCAGGTGGCCCGCGACGTGCCCCGACACCCAGGTCAGCACCTGCGCTGGCCCGGAAGCCCACTGGTCCTTCCGTGGTCAGGGGCAGCCGGACCACGCCTCAAAGCGTAGGGCCTGGTAGGGAGGCCAAAGGGTGGGCAGGGTGGGCGCCCTGGCCTCCGAGGCTTGGGGCTCCAGTGTGACCCCCCCACAGCGGCCACGTCCTGGTACGAGGAGTTCCGGCGGCTCTATGACAGGGTGCCCTGCGTGGAGGTGCAGACGCTCACCGAGCACACGGACCAGGTCCTGCACCTCAGCTTCTCCCACTCGGGCTATCAGTTTGCCTCCTGCTCCAAGGACTGCACCGTGAAGGTGGGAAGAGAACGCCAGGCCAGAGGTGACAGGTGGCCCAGTGGGCCGCATCCGCATGGGGAGGGCGGGGACCTGGACCACCCAGGCTCGGAGGCTGGGGTTGGACTGCCCATATGCCAGCAGAGGGAGGGTCCTGGCCGAAGCCACTCCAGACAGAGCCAGCACGAAGACGGAGCCCTAACCCGATGGCGGCTCAGCCGGCCGGGGGAGGGGCCCCGGGGGCCCCAGGCAGGGCGGGGGTCCACGAGGCCCACCGACTCGGCCCTCCACGCAGATCTGGAACAACGACCTGACCATCTCGCTGCTGCACAGCGCGGACATGCGGCCCTACAACTGGAGCTACACCCAGTTCTCCCAGTTCAACCAGGACGACTCGCTGCTGCTGGCGTCGGGGGTGTTCCTGGGGCCCCACAACTCCTCCTCGGGGGAGATCGCGGTCATCAGCCTAGGTGAGAGCGGGCGGGGGTGGTCGGccctcccggccccgccccgccccgccccgcccttgCCCTCCCGGAGGCTCCGCCCCTTGCCCTCCCGGAGGCCCCGCCCCGCCAGCCCTACCCCATCCCGCTGCTCCCTCTCAGACAACTTCGCGCTGCTGTCCCGCGTGCGCAACAAGCCCTACGACGTGTTTGGCTGCTGGCTCACGGACACGAGCTTGATCTCGGGGAACCTGCACCGCATCGGCGACATCACGTCGTGCTCGGTGCTCTGGCTCAACAACGCCTTCCAGGTGCGGGCGGGCGGGCCCTGTGGCCTGTTGGCTGCGCCCCCGCAGCCCGTGCCCACCGCCGCGTTCCCGCCCCCAGGACGTGGAGTCGGAGAACGTGAACGTGGTGAAGCGGCTTTTCAAGATCCAGAATCTCAACGCCAGCACCATCCGCACCGTCATGGTGGCCGACTGCAGCCGTTTTGACAGCCCCGACCTCCTGCTGGACGCCGACGCCCCCGGCGCAGCCCccagccgcgtctttgacctggGCGGCAGCAGCGACGACGGCGAGGACGAGGCGGCCAGCCCGGGCCCGGCCCGCACCAAGGGCTTGCGGCGCCTCCTGGATGGCCTCCTGGAGGGCCAGGCGCAGCCCCCG
This genomic stretch from Sus scrofa isolate TJ Tabasco breed Duroc unplaced genomic scaffold, Sscrofa11.1 Contig1206, whole genome shotgun sequence harbors:
- the LCN12 gene encoding epididymal-specific lipocalin-12, with translation PGVLWLHPDTGLLCPRPPSLLSQTQSHLWPRCRTPGAGHTPCPHGSSRGQRTLSQGSARKELSPSEAGSPPAGSPGAWGLIQFQGEWIVLALAGSTHKTADRSLLSPFTATFVQNQNDRWEVSYAMIRSKRCVTWSYVLISETQVGKFSVVHSGGSQADQEEVRVYDTDYASFALLLSRRNSGSQSILRVSLLCRAWAIKPQVLRRFVCLVQAQGLADHHIVFPDLSDFLIRPDSC
- the FBXW5 gene encoding LOW QUALITY PROTEIN: F-box/WD repeat-containing protein 5 (The sequence of the model RefSeq protein was modified relative to this genomic sequence to represent the inferred CDS: inserted 1 base in 1 codon), whose amino-acid sequence is MDEGGTPLLPDSLVYQIFLSLGPADVLAAGLVCRQWQAVSRDEFLWREQFYRYYQVARDVPRHPAATSWYEEFRRLYDRVPCVEVQTLTEHTDQVLHLSFSHSGYQFASCSKDCTVKIWNNDLTISLLHSADMRPYNWSYTQFSQFNQDDSLLLASGVFLGPHNSSSGEIAVISLDNFALLSRVRNKPYDVFGCWLTDTSLISGNLHRIGDITSCSVLWLNNAFQDVESENVNVVKRLFKIQNLNASTIRTVMVADCSRFDSPDLLLDADAPGAAPSRVFDLGGSSDDGEDEAASPGPARTKGLRRLLDGLLEGQAQPPLSERALETKVAELLAQGRTKPPXRGSAFVGNKLLVFTTGCLTYSPHQIGIKQILPHQMTTAGPVLGEGRGSDAFFDALDHVIDVHGHIIGMGLSPDNRYLYVNSRAWPRGSVVADPMQPPPIAEEIDLLVFDLKTMREVKRALRAHRAYTPNDECFFIFLDVSRDFVASGAEDRHGYIWDRHYNICLAKLRHQDVVNSVVFSPQEQELLLTASDDATIKAWRSPRTVRVHQASRPRPRPLFSWFANQRR
- the C8G gene encoding complement component C8 gamma chain isoform X1, producing MLVPRAAPLLTLLLATGSLGQRAQRPPRRPSPISTIQPKASFDAQQFAGTWLLVAVASSCRFLQEQGHRAEATSLHVAPQGAAMAVSTFRKLDGICWQVRQLFRDTGLPGRFLLQARGARGAVDVVVGETDYRSFAILYLERARQLSVKLYGAPCVLHAARSLPVSESALSVFEQRVQGANLTEDHILFFPKYGFCDAADQFHVLDGEWAAPAGRWGAGAPRLPPWLSLTRAAEAKQ
- the C8G gene encoding complement component C8 gamma chain isoform X3; this translates as MLVPRAAPLLTLLLATGSLGQRAQRPPRRPSPISTIQPKASFDAQQFAGTWLLVAVASSCRFLQEQGHRAEATSLHVAPQGAAMAVSTFRKLDGICWQVRQLFRDTGLPGRFLLQARGARGAVDVVVGETDYRSFAILYLERARQLSVKLYGAPCVLHAARSLPVSESALSVFEQRVQGANLTEDHILFFPKYGFCDAADQFHVLDEAKQ
- the C8G gene encoding complement component C8 gamma chain isoform X2 encodes the protein MLVPRAAPLLTLLLATGSLGQRAQRPPRRPSPISTIQPKASFDAQQFAGTWLLVAVASSCRFLQEQGHRAEATSLHVAPQGAAMAVSTFRKLDGICWQVRQLFRDTGLPGRFLLQARGARGAVDVVVGETDYRSFAILYLERARQLSVKLYARSLPVSESALSVFEQRVQGANLTEDHILFFPKYGFCDAADQFHVLDGEWAAPAGRWGAGAPRLPPWLSLTRAAEAKQ
- the C8G gene encoding complement component C8 gamma chain precursor, giving the protein MLVPRAAPLLTLLLATGSLGQRAQRPPRRPSPISTIQPKASFDAQQFAGTWLLVAVASSCRFLQEQGHRAEATSLHVAPQGAAMAVSTFRKLDGICWQVRQLFRDTGLPGRFLLQARGARGAVDVVVGETDYRSFAILYLERARQLSVKLYARSLPVSESALSVFEQRVQGANLTEDHILFFPKYGFCDAADQFHVLDEAKQ